The following are from one region of the Paenibacillus bovis genome:
- the fabG gene encoding 3-oxoacyl-[acyl-carrier-protein] reductase, whose amino-acid sequence MSKPLQGQVALVTGASRGIGRSIALALAAAGADVAVNYAGSESAAQETVSQIEAMGVKAIAIQANVGKTDEAEAMVKQVNDTFGRLDILINNAGITRDNLIMRMKEEEFDQVIETNLKGVFNCLKAVTRPMMKQRYGRIVNISSVVGVQGNPGQANYVAAKAGVIGLTKSSARELASRGITVNCVAPGFIATDMTDELNEDQRAGILNTIPLGRLGQPEEIAQVVSFLVSPAATYMTGQTLHVDGGMYM is encoded by the coding sequence ATGAGTAAACCGCTTCAAGGGCAGGTTGCACTGGTTACAGGAGCATCCCGTGGTATCGGACGCAGCATTGCGCTTGCGCTGGCTGCTGCTGGTGCCGATGTAGCCGTCAATTATGCAGGCAGTGAGTCTGCTGCCCAGGAAACTGTAAGTCAGATCGAAGCCATGGGTGTAAAGGCTATTGCTATTCAGGCCAATGTCGGCAAGACCGATGAGGCAGAAGCCATGGTCAAACAGGTCAATGACACATTTGGCCGACTGGATATTCTGATCAACAACGCAGGGATTACGCGTGATAATCTAATTATGCGTATGAAAGAAGAAGAATTTGATCAGGTCATCGAGACGAATCTCAAAGGCGTATTCAACTGCCTCAAAGCAGTAACACGCCCGATGATGAAGCAGCGTTATGGCCGAATCGTCAATATTTCTTCTGTTGTTGGTGTACAGGGTAATCCTGGACAAGCCAACTATGTGGCAGCCAAAGCAGGTGTAATTGGCCTGACCAAATCTTCGGCTCGTGAGCTCGCTTCGCGCGGAATCACTGTCAACTGTGTAGCACCTGGCTTTATCGCTACCGACATGACAGATGAACTGAACGAAGATCAGCGTGCCGGCATTCTGAATACCATTCCTCTGGGACGGCTCGGTCAGCCGGAAGAGATTGCTCAGGTAGTCTCCTTCCTGGTGTCACCAGCAGCCACCTATATGACGGGTCAGACCCTTCATGTAGACGGCGGAATGTACATGTAA
- the ylxM gene encoding YlxM family DNA-binding protein — protein MSQENRLEKTNRINLLFDFYELLLTEKQQMFLKYYFHDDYSLGEIAAEFNISRQAVYEHIKRAEQVLEMYEQKLGLMDKHYQRAKELEKLKATLHQSGLDEHHQAEALEIMDHLESIDRL, from the coding sequence ATGAGTCAGGAGAATCGGCTCGAAAAAACGAACCGGATTAATTTACTTTTTGATTTTTATGAACTGCTGCTGACCGAAAAGCAGCAAATGTTCCTTAAATATTATTTCCATGATGACTATTCCCTTGGCGAGATTGCAGCCGAGTTCAATATCAGCCGTCAGGCAGTATATGAGCACATTAAGCGTGCGGAACAGGTTCTGGAAATGTACGAACAAAAGCTTGGACTGATGGACAAGCATTATCAGCGGGCCAAAGAACTGGAGAAGCTCAAAGCAACGCTTCATCAGAGCGGACTGGATGAACATCATCAGGCAGAAGCGCTAGAGATTATGGATCATCTGGAAAGCATTGACCGACTGTAA
- the acpP gene encoding acyl carrier protein has translation MSDVMERVKRIVIDRLGADEADIKLESSFKDDLGADSLDVVELVMELEDEFDLEISDEDAEKITTVGEVVNYIQSHT, from the coding sequence ATGTCTGATGTTATGGAGCGTGTAAAACGCATCGTTATCGACCGTTTAGGCGCTGACGAAGCTGATATCAAGCTTGAATCTTCTTTTAAAGATGACCTTGGCGCAGATTCCCTCGATGTGGTGGAACTCGTTATGGAATTGGAAGATGAATTCGACCTGGAAATTTCTGATGAAGACGCGGAGAAAATTACGACCGTAGGTGAAGTTGTGAACTACATACAATCTCATACCTAA
- the ffh gene encoding signal recognition particle protein: protein MAFEGLTTRLQNVFSKLRGKGKVSDEDVAEAMREVRLALLEADVNFKVVKEFISKVKEKAVGKEVMESFTPGMVIIDIVNRELTELMGGTQSKLAKATKPPTVIMMVGLQGAGKTTTSGKLARMLQKQNHRPLLVAGDIYRPAAIKQLQVLGEQIKVPVFSMGDQTSPVEIARQALQEAKTNNNDYVIIDTAGRLHIDEALMDELRQIHELTNPDEVLLVVDAMTGQDAVNVAENFNNQLQLTGVVLTKLDGDTRGGAALSVKAVTGCPIKFATLGEKLDALEVFHPERMASRILGMGDMLSLIEKAQLNIDEDKAKEMERKMRNAEFTFEDFLEQMDQVKKLGPLDQIMDMLPGMGKMKQTQNLQVDDKQVGRIEAIVHSMTVQEKQHPEVINHSRRKRIAAGSGTSVAEVNRLIKQFDEMRRMMKQFSDMMDPKSAKGGKNKMMKQMQKLSKGGGGMKFPFR from the coding sequence ATGGCATTTGAAGGATTGACGACACGGCTGCAAAATGTATTCAGTAAACTTCGTGGTAAAGGTAAAGTATCCGATGAAGATGTAGCTGAAGCAATGCGTGAAGTACGACTGGCTCTTTTGGAAGCAGACGTTAACTTCAAAGTCGTTAAGGAATTCATTTCCAAAGTCAAAGAAAAAGCAGTCGGCAAAGAAGTCATGGAAAGCTTCACGCCGGGCATGGTCATCATCGATATCGTAAACAGAGAATTGACTGAACTGATGGGCGGTACGCAGTCCAAGCTGGCCAAGGCAACCAAGCCACCAACCGTGATCATGATGGTTGGTCTGCAGGGCGCGGGTAAAACAACCACTTCCGGCAAGCTGGCACGAATGCTGCAAAAGCAGAACCATCGTCCACTTCTGGTAGCAGGCGATATTTATCGCCCGGCTGCGATCAAGCAGCTGCAGGTACTCGGTGAACAGATCAAAGTTCCCGTCTTCTCGATGGGTGATCAGACCAGTCCAGTAGAGATCGCACGTCAGGCTCTTCAGGAAGCGAAGACTAACAACAATGATTATGTGATTATTGATACCGCTGGTCGTCTTCATATCGATGAAGCGCTGATGGATGAACTTCGCCAGATTCATGAATTAACCAATCCCGACGAAGTACTGCTCGTTGTTGATGCAATGACAGGTCAGGATGCTGTAAATGTAGCTGAGAACTTTAACAATCAGTTGCAGCTGACTGGTGTAGTACTGACTAAGCTGGACGGCGATACCCGTGGTGGTGCCGCATTGTCTGTCAAAGCAGTAACCGGCTGCCCAATCAAGTTCGCTACATTGGGTGAAAAGCTAGATGCACTGGAAGTGTTTCATCCGGAACGTATGGCATCCCGTATCCTCGGTATGGGTGATATGCTCTCCCTGATCGAGAAAGCCCAGCTGAATATCGACGAGGACAAGGCCAAGGAAATGGAGCGCAAAATGCGCAACGCCGAGTTCACGTTCGAGGATTTCCTGGAGCAGATGGATCAAGTCAAAAAGCTCGGTCCGCTGGATCAGATTATGGATATGCTGCCCGGTATGGGCAAAATGAAACAAACACAAAATCTGCAAGTCGATGACAAGCAGGTGGGCCGGATCGAAGCAATTGTTCATTCGATGACGGTGCAGGAGAAACAGCATCCGGAAGTGATTAATCACAGTCGACGCAAACGGATTGCAGCAGGCAGCGGAACCTCCGTAGCCGAAGTAAACCGTCTGATCAAGCAATTTGATGAGATGCGTCGCATGATGAAGCAATTCTCGGATATGATGGATCCGAAAAGCGCCAAAGGCGGCAAAAACAAAATGATGAAACAAATGCAGAAGCTGAGCAAAGGCGGCGGAGGCATGAAGTTCCCATTCCGTTAA
- the rnc gene encoding ribonuclease III, producing MNGDVKQLQQQIQIQFHNRQLLKQAFTHASYVNEHRFSQHQDNERLEFLGDAVLELTVSEYLYNEYPERPEGELTKLRAAIVCEPSLVKFAESLDFGRYVLLGKGEELTGGRQRPALLADVFESFIGALYLDQGLDAVKAFLDKYVFSSISPGGQFQMMDFKTELQELTQHHNMGVLEYRIVEEKGPAHEREFVSEVYMGEESLGQGSGRSKKEAEQRAASAALNRLKLK from the coding sequence TTGAACGGAGATGTGAAACAGCTACAGCAACAAATTCAAATTCAGTTTCATAACCGCCAGCTGCTCAAACAGGCGTTCACACATGCGTCTTATGTGAACGAACATCGCTTCAGTCAGCATCAGGATAATGAACGTCTGGAGTTTTTGGGTGACGCGGTTTTGGAGTTGACAGTGTCGGAGTATCTCTATAATGAATATCCCGAACGTCCGGAAGGTGAGCTGACCAAGCTGCGTGCAGCTATTGTCTGCGAGCCTTCACTCGTGAAGTTTGCGGAATCGCTTGATTTTGGACGTTATGTTCTGCTCGGCAAAGGAGAAGAACTAACAGGCGGACGTCAGCGTCCGGCATTGCTCGCAGATGTATTTGAATCTTTTATCGGAGCGTTGTACCTGGATCAGGGCCTGGATGCCGTAAAAGCTTTCCTGGATAAGTATGTATTCTCAAGCATATCGCCCGGCGGCCAGTTCCAGATGATGGACTTCAAAACGGAACTGCAGGAACTTACCCAGCATCATAATATGGGCGTTTTGGAGTACCGTATCGTCGAGGAAAAAGGTCCTGCCCATGAGCGGGAGTTTGTCTCGGAAGTATATATGGGAGAAGAGAGCCTTGGCCAGGGATCAGGCCGCTCCAAAAAAGAAGCGGAACAACGCGCGGCATCTGCTGCACTGAACCGGTTGAAGCTGAAATAA
- the rpsP gene encoding 30S ribosomal protein S16 translates to MAVRIRLKRIGAHKAPFYRIVVSDSRSPRDGRFIEEIGTYNPVAEPSVTKIDEEKALKWLQNGAQASDTVRNLLSKAGVMKKFHELKHQK, encoded by the coding sequence TTGGCAGTACGCATTCGTCTGAAACGTATCGGTGCTCACAAAGCGCCTTTCTACCGTATCGTTGTTTCCGATTCCCGTTCTCCTCGTGATGGACGTTTTATCGAAGAAATCGGTACTTACAACCCAGTTGCAGAACCATCTGTAACTAAAATTGATGAAGAAAAAGCTTTGAAATGGCTTCAAAACGGAGCGCAAGCTTCTGACACTGTTCGCAACTTGCTTAGCAAAGCGGGCGTGATGAAAAAATTTCACGAGCTTAAACACCAAAAATAA
- a CDS encoding KH domain-containing protein, with amino-acid sequence MEQLVMVIAKALVDHPEDVSVNVVEKDNLIVYELSVHPDDAGKVIGKQGRIAKALRTVVTSAAVKTHKRVTVDIMS; translated from the coding sequence ATGGAACAATTAGTAATGGTTATTGCTAAGGCTCTGGTAGATCATCCGGAAGATGTGTCGGTAAACGTGGTGGAGAAGGATAACTTGATCGTATATGAACTTAGCGTCCATCCGGACGATGCCGGTAAAGTTATCGGCAAGCAGGGACGTATCGCCAAGGCCCTTCGCACCGTTGTTACCTCTGCAGCAGTTAAGACACATAAACGGGTTACCGTTGATATAATGTCTTAA
- the ftsY gene encoding signal recognition particle-docking protein FtsY → MSFFKKLKESISQKTETVTKQFRDGLEKTRKGFVEKVSDLVIRRKKIDEEFYEELEEILIGADVGVNTVMALIDDLRVEVKKRKIEDAADLQPVLSEKLTELLRGDENPGLQMSTDGITVILFVGVNGVGKTTTIGKMAHRFKQEGKKVMLAAGDTFRAGAIEQLEVWGQRAGVEVIKQQSGSDPAAVMYDAVRAAKQRGVDVLLCDTAGRLQNKTNLMEELNKIFRVIQREIPDAPHEVLMVLDATTGQNALSQAKLFGEKSGVTGLVLTKLDGTAKGGIVIAIRQELNLPVKFIGLGEKIDDLQPFDSEQFVHALFAGLIQAEEEAEQADAAE, encoded by the coding sequence ATGAGCTTTTTCAAAAAACTAAAAGAAAGCATTTCCCAAAAAACAGAAACCGTCACTAAGCAGTTCCGTGACGGTCTGGAAAAAACACGCAAAGGATTCGTCGAAAAAGTATCCGATCTGGTTATTCGCCGCAAAAAAATCGATGAAGAGTTCTACGAAGAACTGGAAGAAATTCTGATCGGTGCAGATGTAGGTGTCAATACGGTTATGGCACTGATCGATGATCTTCGCGTCGAAGTCAAGAAAAGAAAGATCGAAGATGCGGCGGATCTGCAGCCGGTATTGTCCGAGAAACTGACCGAGCTGCTGCGCGGTGATGAGAATCCGGGACTTCAGATGAGTACTGATGGCATTACAGTTATCCTGTTTGTCGGCGTAAACGGTGTGGGTAAAACGACTACCATTGGTAAAATGGCACACCGCTTCAAGCAGGAAGGCAAAAAAGTTATGCTTGCTGCCGGGGATACGTTCCGTGCCGGTGCTATTGAGCAGCTGGAGGTATGGGGTCAGCGCGCAGGCGTTGAAGTGATCAAGCAACAGTCCGGTTCGGATCCGGCAGCTGTTATGTATGATGCGGTTCGCGCAGCTAAACAGCGCGGAGTGGATGTATTGCTGTGTGATACAGCCGGACGTTTGCAGAACAAAACCAATCTGATGGAAGAGTTGAACAAAATTTTCCGTGTTATTCAGCGTGAAATTCCGGATGCTCCTCATGAAGTGTTGATGGTACTGGATGCAACTACAGGTCAGAATGCGCTGAGTCAGGCGAAATTGTTCGGTGAGAAGAGCGGAGTAACAGGTCTGGTACTGACCAAGCTGGATGGTACAGCCAAAGGCGGTATCGTTATTGCAATCCGTCAGGAGCTGAATCTGCCGGTTAAATTTATTGGTTTGGGCGAGAAAATTGACGATCTGCAGCCATTTGACAGCGAGCAGTTTGTTCATGCTCTGTTTGCCGGACTGATCCAGGCAGAAGAAGAAGCCGAACAGGCAGATGCTGCCGAGTAA
- the fabF gene encoding beta-ketoacyl-ACP synthase II, translated as MKHRVVITGLGVMTALGKDKDTFWNNLMAGKSGITPIEGFDVSDYPTKIAAQVHDFNPEEYMERKEARKLDRFVQFAVAATAEALKDSKLNVREDADPERVGVIIGSGIGGLGTFEDQHSILLEKGPKRISPFFIPMMIANMASGHVSIVHGAKGPNVAPVTACASGSHAIGDAFKFIQSGEADVMITGGAEATIRPTGLAGFCSMRAMSTRNDDPASASRPFDTGRDGFVMGEGSGILILESLEHAQKRGAHIYAEVIGYGLSADAFHMTEPDPDGPARCMKMAIRTAGIQPEDIDYINAHGTSTPVGDKSETRAIKMALGEHAAKIAVSSTKSMTGHLLGAAGGVEALICALSLQNQIIAPTINLHDQDPECDLDYVPNEPRQANLNVVMSNSFGFGGHNASIILKKFEA; from the coding sequence TTGAAGCATAGAGTGGTAATTACAGGTCTCGGAGTGATGACAGCTCTGGGCAAAGACAAAGATACATTTTGGAATAATCTGATGGCCGGCAAGTCCGGTATTACACCGATTGAAGGATTTGATGTGAGCGATTATCCTACGAAAATCGCCGCACAGGTTCATGATTTCAACCCGGAAGAATATATGGAACGCAAAGAGGCGCGCAAGCTCGATCGTTTCGTACAATTTGCGGTAGCTGCTACAGCCGAAGCGCTCAAAGACAGCAAGCTGAATGTACGTGAAGATGCAGATCCTGAACGTGTCGGCGTTATTATTGGTTCCGGTATTGGTGGTCTGGGAACGTTCGAAGACCAGCACAGCATTTTGTTGGAAAAAGGTCCAAAACGGATCAGTCCATTTTTCATTCCAATGATGATTGCGAATATGGCTTCCGGTCATGTATCGATCGTTCATGGAGCAAAAGGTCCTAACGTAGCGCCTGTCACCGCTTGTGCGAGCGGCAGTCACGCGATCGGGGATGCGTTCAAATTTATTCAAAGTGGCGAAGCAGACGTAATGATTACCGGCGGAGCGGAAGCGACGATTCGTCCTACCGGACTCGCGGGATTCTGTTCGATGCGCGCCATGTCTACACGCAATGATGATCCGGCCTCAGCCAGCCGACCGTTCGATACCGGACGTGACGGATTTGTAATGGGCGAAGGTTCGGGCATACTGATTCTGGAATCTCTGGAACATGCGCAAAAACGCGGTGCTCACATTTATGCAGAGGTTATTGGTTACGGCCTGAGTGCAGATGCTTTCCACATGACAGAACCCGATCCGGATGGACCGGCACGCTGCATGAAGATGGCGATCCGTACTGCAGGTATCCAGCCGGAAGATATTGATTATATCAATGCTCACGGCACATCTACACCGGTAGGCGACAAATCAGAGACTCGTGCGATCAAAATGGCACTGGGCGAGCATGCAGCGAAGATTGCTGTCAGCTCTACCAAATCCATGACCGGTCATCTGCTTGGAGCGGCGGGCGGCGTGGAAGCGCTGATCTGTGCATTGTCTCTGCAGAACCAGATTATTGCGCCAACGATCAATCTGCATGATCAAGATCCGGAATGTGATCTGGATTATGTACCGAATGAACCGCGTCAGGCCAATTTGAATGTAGTAATGTCCAACTCTTTTGGATTCGGGGGACATAATGCCTCGATCATCCTGAAGAAATTTGAAGCGTAA
- the smc gene encoding chromosome segregation protein SMC, with translation MFLKRIELSGFKSFADKTEMEFVKGITAVVGPNGSGKSNISDGIRWVLGEQSAKSLRGGKMEDIIFAGSDSRKAVSYSEVSLTLDNEDQALPLDFNEVTVTRRVHRSGDSEYLINKQTCRLKDITELFMDTGIGKEAYSIIGQGRIEEILSTRSEDRRGIFEEASGIVKYKSRKKDAVRKLDDTEQNLLRIYDLVHELEDQIGPLKEQSAKALHYKELKEELKHKEISLYVHEIERIHTAWSLAGDKLKELEKVQEALAAVVAGHDAKLENERGALREAEQAVERLQELLLQYSEQAEKAEGMGELLKERRQNLENNRKQLGTALERSEERTSQRTGETEQLQARLAELNEQLSTLQQTLIHEEERLTGINGGIQQNQEESLKGDLLELMNTMAQTRNEIRYADQQTEATQRRMVRAESESGKWRDEKKRLEDSKTSLTSVMEKLAKEIAKVRTDYIQQSEQLHALQKSGEEMQTSIRKWEQRREALISRRDTMQEMQEDFEGFMLGVKEVLKASRNNQLPGVHGAVAELIRVPEHLEQAMETALGASVQHVVMENEETSRRAIAFLKQRQLGRATFLPLNVIRPRRIQDSDKRLAESAEGFVGIGAELVGYDDQYASIVGSLIGSVVIAETLEQANRIAAKLSYRYRVVTLEGDVVNAGGSMTGGSQHKKNNNLLGRKRQLDQLGEQIIESEAQIKRLQQEIQQMRQQLQDTESRLDQLRSAGDRKRTEEQQAAGELKQLEHEFRHVNEQYELYGQEKTTYNEELAAIAKSRKESEQKLAELQKQEQKIQADIQAAEQARKSNESVKEELQEKVTDLKIREGKFSQEIFSLEEQMSRTQEESQDYGRELESNREQLLAIDKDLEKNSREQQRQQEELIRLRRKRTETSEELELKRAERTRLQQKLDEEENKTREQRNELKTIEDELRKTEIQVNRLDVELENILSKLQTDYELTYEMAKQRYELPEDVQNTEQEVRDLKSRITALGDVNLGAIEEYQRVNERYEFLSEQQNDLIEAKTALYQVIKEMDDEMSKRFKHTFEAIRGQFGTVFAKLFGGGRADLVLADPERMLETGIDIVAQPPGKKLQNLQLLSGGERALTAMALLFAILQVKPVPFCVLDEVEAALDEANVVRFAQYLREFSGQTQFIVVTHRKGTMEEADVLYGVTMEEGGVSKLVSVRLDDVDEADIA, from the coding sequence ATGTTCCTGAAAAGAATTGAATTATCCGGTTTTAAATCATTTGCCGACAAGACGGAAATGGAGTTTGTCAAAGGCATTACAGCCGTCGTTGGACCTAATGGCAGCGGTAAAAGCAATATCTCTGACGGGATTCGCTGGGTACTTGGTGAACAGAGTGCCAAATCCCTTCGGGGTGGCAAAATGGAAGATATTATTTTTGCAGGTAGCGACTCGCGCAAGGCAGTCAGCTATTCCGAAGTATCACTCACACTTGATAATGAAGATCAGGCACTACCGCTTGATTTCAACGAAGTAACAGTGACTCGCCGCGTCCATCGCAGTGGAGACAGCGAATACTTGATTAACAAGCAAACCTGCCGTCTCAAGGATATTACCGAGCTGTTTATGGATACCGGTATTGGTAAAGAAGCCTATTCCATTATTGGCCAAGGACGGATCGAGGAAATACTCAGTACCCGTTCGGAAGACCGGCGGGGGATTTTTGAGGAAGCTTCCGGTATTGTCAAATACAAGTCCCGCAAAAAGGATGCTGTTCGCAAGCTGGACGATACCGAACAGAATTTGCTGCGCATTTATGATCTGGTGCACGAGCTGGAAGATCAGATCGGTCCGCTCAAAGAGCAATCGGCCAAAGCGCTCCATTACAAAGAACTCAAAGAAGAATTGAAACATAAAGAAATCTCGCTCTATGTACACGAAATTGAACGTATTCATACCGCATGGAGTCTGGCCGGAGACAAGCTCAAGGAACTGGAAAAGGTTCAGGAAGCACTGGCAGCAGTAGTAGCCGGTCATGATGCCAAGCTGGAAAATGAACGCGGTGCCCTGCGTGAAGCGGAGCAGGCTGTCGAGCGGCTGCAGGAGCTGCTGCTGCAATACAGCGAGCAGGCCGAAAAAGCAGAAGGAATGGGCGAGCTGCTCAAGGAGCGCCGTCAGAATCTGGAGAACAATCGCAAACAATTGGGAACGGCACTGGAGCGCAGTGAAGAGCGTACCAGTCAGCGTACGGGTGAGACCGAGCAGCTGCAAGCCCGATTGGCTGAATTGAATGAACAGCTGTCTACTCTGCAGCAGACGCTCATACACGAAGAAGAGCGGCTGACCGGGATTAATGGAGGCATTCAGCAGAACCAGGAAGAAAGTCTGAAAGGCGATCTGTTGGAGCTCATGAATACGATGGCGCAGACGCGCAACGAAATCCGTTATGCCGATCAGCAGACTGAAGCGACCCAGCGTCGTATGGTACGAGCCGAGAGTGAATCCGGCAAATGGCGTGACGAGAAAAAGCGTCTGGAAGACAGCAAGACTTCATTAACTTCGGTTATGGAAAAGCTGGCCAAAGAAATTGCCAAAGTCAGAACAGATTATATCCAGCAGAGTGAGCAGCTGCATGCACTGCAGAAATCCGGCGAAGAGATGCAGACCTCGATCCGCAAATGGGAGCAGCGCCGGGAAGCACTTATTTCCCGCCGGGATACGATGCAGGAGATGCAGGAAGATTTTGAAGGGTTTATGCTGGGTGTCAAAGAAGTGCTCAAAGCATCCCGAAATAATCAGCTGCCCGGTGTACATGGTGCAGTAGCAGAGCTGATTCGGGTGCCGGAGCATCTGGAGCAGGCGATGGAGACGGCACTCGGTGCCTCTGTTCAGCATGTGGTTATGGAAAATGAAGAAACGTCCCGCCGCGCGATTGCTTTCCTGAAGCAGCGTCAGCTAGGACGTGCGACATTCCTGCCGCTGAATGTTATTCGTCCTCGTCGTATTCAGGACAGTGACAAGCGATTAGCGGAAAGCGCCGAGGGCTTTGTCGGTATTGGAGCGGAGCTGGTTGGCTATGATGATCAGTATGCATCAATCGTTGGCAGTCTGATCGGCAGTGTCGTCATTGCTGAGACGCTGGAACAGGCGAACCGTATAGCAGCCAAGCTCAGCTATCGTTACCGTGTAGTTACACTCGAAGGTGATGTAGTCAATGCCGGCGGTTCCATGACAGGCGGAAGTCAGCACAAGAAAAACAACAATCTGCTGGGACGCAAGCGTCAGCTGGATCAGCTGGGTGAACAGATTATCGAGAGCGAAGCACAGATCAAACGTCTGCAGCAGGAGATTCAGCAGATGCGTCAGCAACTGCAGGATACCGAGAGCCGACTGGATCAGCTGCGTTCTGCAGGTGACCGCAAACGTACAGAAGAACAGCAGGCAGCCGGTGAGCTCAAGCAGCTGGAGCATGAGTTCCGTCATGTGAACGAGCAGTATGAACTGTATGGTCAGGAGAAGACTACCTATAACGAAGAGCTTGCTGCTATTGCCAAATCGCGCAAGGAATCCGAGCAGAAATTGGCTGAACTACAGAAGCAGGAGCAGAAAATCCAGGCGGATATTCAGGCGGCCGAGCAGGCACGCAAATCGAATGAGTCGGTGAAAGAAGAGCTTCAGGAGAAAGTCACCGATCTCAAAATTCGTGAAGGCAAGTTCAGTCAGGAAATTTTCTCGCTGGAAGAGCAAATGTCACGTACCCAGGAAGAGTCCCAGGATTATGGACGTGAGCTGGAAAGCAACCGCGAACAGTTGTTAGCAATTGATAAAGATCTGGAAAAAAACAGTCGTGAGCAGCAGCGTCAGCAGGAAGAACTGATTCGTCTGCGACGCAAGCGTACCGAGACGAGCGAAGAACTGGAACTCAAACGTGCAGAACGAACACGACTGCAGCAAAAGCTAGATGAAGAAGAAAACAAAACCCGTGAGCAGCGTAATGAACTCAAGACTATAGAAGATGAGCTGCGCAAAACAGAAATCCAGGTCAATCGTCTTGACGTGGAACTGGAGAATATTTTGTCCAAGCTGCAAACAGATTATGAACTCACCTATGAAATGGCCAAGCAGCGCTACGAACTGCCGGAAGATGTGCAGAACACCGAGCAGGAAGTACGCGATTTGAAATCACGGATTACCGCGCTGGGTGATGTGAATCTGGGAGCGATCGAAGAATATCAACGCGTTAATGAACGCTATGAATTCCTGTCTGAACAGCAAAATGATCTGATAGAAGCCAAAACAGCTCTTTATCAGGTGATTAAGGAAATGGATGATGAAATGTCCAAGCGTTTCAAGCATACGTTTGAAGCGATTCGCGGACAATTCGGAACTGTATTTGCCAAGCTGTTTGGCGGAGGCCGTGCAGATCTGGTGCTGGCCGATCCGGAGCGTATGCTGGAGACGGGTATTGATATCGTCGCTCAGCCACCAGGCAAAAAGCTGCAAAATCTGCAGTTGCTCTCCGGCGGAGAACGTGCATTGACTGCTATGGCGCTGTTGTTTGCTATTTTGCAGGTTAAGCCGGTTCCATTCTGTGTACTCGATGAGGTGGAAGCGGCACTCGATGAAGCCAATGTGGTACGTTTTGCGCAGTATTTACGCGAATTTTCGGGGCAAACCCAGTTTATCGTTGTTACCCACCGCAAAGGTACCATGGAAGAAGCAGATGTATTATATGGTGTTACCATGGAAGAAGGCGGAGTGTCCAAGCTCGTCTCCGTTCGTCTTGATGATGTAGACGAGGCGGATATTGCCTGA
- the trhA gene encoding PAQR family membrane homeostasis protein TrhA, producing the protein MADTYTYTRKEEVVNAVTHGIGAVLSIAALAILITFASLKGTPWHIVSFTIYGITMLLLYISSTLVHGFKDGKAKDLFEIFDHSAIYLFIAGTYTPFMLLAVKGTLGWSIFGVVWAIALFGCAFKAYFVKRFLFMSTIFYLLMGWLIVIAWGPLTASLAPGGMALLIAGGLMYTLGTVFYVWRGFPFHHAVWHLFVLAGSILHFFAVLFYLLPLR; encoded by the coding sequence ATGGCGGATACGTACACTTATACGCGCAAGGAAGAAGTGGTCAATGCGGTCACTCATGGAATCGGTGCAGTTCTCAGCATCGCTGCGCTCGCCATACTGATTACATTTGCCAGTCTGAAGGGAACGCCATGGCATATCGTGAGCTTCACGATCTATGGAATTACCATGCTGCTGCTGTATATCAGTTCAACACTCGTGCACGGTTTCAAAGACGGAAAAGCCAAGGATTTATTCGAAATCTTCGACCATTCAGCCATTTATCTGTTTATAGCAGGAACCTATACACCATTTATGCTGCTTGCTGTTAAAGGTACGCTCGGTTGGAGCATTTTCGGAGTTGTGTGGGCGATTGCATTGTTTGGATGTGCATTCAAAGCCTATTTTGTTAAGCGATTCTTGTTTATGTCGACTATTTTTTATCTGTTGATGGGATGGCTTATTGTAATCGCATGGGGACCTCTTACGGCGTCACTTGCGCCAGGAGGCATGGCACTGCTGATTGCTGGTGGCCTGATGTATACGCTGGGTACCGTGTTTTATGTATGGCGCGGATTTCCTTTTCATCATGCGGTATGGCATCTGTTTGTATTGGCTGGCAGCATTCTTCATTTCTTTGCCGTACTTTTTTACCTGTTGCCGCTTCGTTAA